In Bosea sp. PAMC 26642, the DNA window CGCGCGCTAACGCTGGGCGGCCCCGGCGACGTGATTGTCGAGGTCAGGGCCGCGGCCGTGAACCCATCCGACGCAAAAGCCGCAATCGGGATGATGCCCTATGCCGTGTTTCCGCGGACCCCAGGGCGCGACTTCGCCGGCGTCGTCGTCGAGGGCCCCGCCGAGCTGCTAGGCCGCGAGGTCTTCGGGTCGTCGGGCGATCTCGGAATCCGCCGTGACGGCACCCATGCCAGCCATCTCGTTGTCGAGGTGGATGCCGTCGTCGAAAAGCCAACGGGTCTGACGCTGGCAGAAGCAGCCGGAATCGGCGTGCCCTTCGTCACCGCCCAGGAGGGCTTTCGCCGCGCCGGCATGCCCCGTCCGGGCGAGACCGTGCTGATCCTTGGTCTCAACGGCAAGGTCGGCCAGGCCGCCGCCCAGATCGCCTCCTGGCAGGGCGCGCGTGTCATCGGCGTCGTGCGCAAGGACGAGCCGCATGTCGGCCACGCCCATAGCGCGGTCACGGTGATCGATTCCAGCCGCGAAGATGTGGCGCAGCGCGTGCGCGAGCTGACGGGCGGCAAGGGGGCCGACATCGTCTACAACACGGTCGGCGAGCCCTACTACGAGGCCGGCACCAAGGCGCTGGCCATCCTCGGCCGAATGATCTTCATCGCCGCTTTCAAGCAGACCGTGCCCTTCGACATTTTTGCCTTCTATCGCGGCCGGCACACTTATGTCGGCATCGACACCCTGTCGCTGTCCTCAATCGCCACGGCCGAGGTACTGCGCGACCTGGTGTCCGGCTTCAGCTCGGGCGCCCTGAAGCCCTTCCAGATTGAGCCGAGTGCGATCTACCCGCTGGAGCGGGCGCGCGAAGCCTATGCCGCGGTGCTGGGCTCGTCCCGCGACCGCGTCGTGTTTTTCCCGAACGGATGACCGCCATGCATGTCGTGCGCCTGACTGATGCCCCTCGCTACGAGGCCCCTGGCCATCACGACATGCGGATGTTCCGCCTGCAGGGCCGCGAGGCTGGCCCTTCCGATGTGATGTGGATGGGTATGAGCCAGCTTCTGCCTGGTGGGCGGATCGATCCCTCTGTCTCGCCCGAGGAGAAGCTCTATCTGGTCCTCGAAGGCGAGGTCACCTTCGAGACGCCCGAAGGCGTCGTGACGCTGGGCGTCTGGGACTCCTGCCGGATCGCCCCCAATGAGTCGCGCGCGCTTCGCAACGAAACCAAGCGACCGGCCACCGTGCTGCTCGCCATGCCACTGCCCGGCGCATCGCCGCCCACCCCCGCCAGAGGCTGAAAGCCCGGCTCGTCTCCAAGGAGGACACCCATGGATCGTCGCCAGTTCATGATCGGCACGGGGCTCGCCGCAGGCGCTGCCCTGTCCGCCGGTCGCGCCGCCGCACAAGCCTATCCAAGCCAGCTCGTCCGGCTCGTCGTGCCGTTCTCAGCCGGAAGTATGACCGACATCGTTGCCCGCTCGGTCGCCGACAAGCTCTCGATGCGCTGGAAGCAGCAGGTCATCGTCGAAAACAAGCCGGGCATCGCTGGCACCAGCAGCGTCGTGAAAGGCCCCTCCGACGGCTCGCAGCTGATGCTGACCTCCAACGGTCACACGGTGATCGGCGTGGTCAATAAGAATGTCGGCTTCGATCCGATCAAGGACTTCGCCGGCATCAGCCGCGTCGCGACCACGCCGTCGCTGCTGATCGTGCCGTCCAACGCACCCTTCAGGACGCTGGCTGACTTCATCGCTGCCGCTAAAGCCAAGCCCGGTGATCTTAGCTATGGCTCGGCCGGCATCGGCAGCTCGACCGGCATCGCCGCCGAGCTGTTCAAGCAGCTGACCGGCACGCAGATGGTCCTGGTACCGCATCGCGGCCTGCCCGAATCCCAGCTCAGCGTGCTGCGGGGCGATACCGCCATGGCTTTCACCTTCTTCAGCGTGGGCGGCGACTTGATCCAGTCCGGCCAATTGCGGGCACTCGCGGTTACCGGCACGGCGCGACTGCCACAGCTGCCCGATGTCCCGACCTTCGCGGAGGCCGGCCTGCCGGCCTTCGTCTACGACAGCTGGTTTGGACTGATGGCGCCGGCCGCGACGCCCAGGGCGATCGTGACGCAGGTCAGCCAGGATGTTCGCGAGGCGATGGCTGATCCCGATCTCGCCAGGCGCTTCGCCGCACAAGGCGTCGAGATCACGACCTCCACTCCCGAGGCCTTCGACGCCGACCTCCGCGGCGATGCCGAGCGCTACGGCAAGCTCGTCGCCGCCGCTAGCGGCTGACCCAGGGGCTCGCGCCAAGTCGCCAACAAGACGCCGAAGACGACGGCAAGGGCGCCGCAGAGCGCCCACCGGACCAAACCAAAAAAGCGACAATCCAGGGAGAGACGCTGTGACTGCACCGAGACCCGACCGTCGCGATCTGCTGCTGGGCGGCACTGCCGTGCTCGCGGTCGCTGGCGCCACCCTGCCGAAGGTCCATGCCCAGGCGCGCAGCGACCGGCCGCTGCTCTTCCGCGGCGCGACGCTGGTGACGATGGATGCGCCCGATGGCGGAGTGCGCAACGGCGACCTCCTGGTCCGCGACGGTCGCATCGCGGCCATCGGCCAGGACTTGCCCGCGGGCGAGGCCGAGGTGATCGAGGCACAGGGCAACATACTGATTCCCGGCCTGATCAACAGCCACATCCATCTCGGCCAGGCGATCATCCGGGGGCTCTCGGCCGATCATACGCTGGGCCAGTACTTCCAGGTCGTCGTCGGGCGCTATAGCCCCAAGCTGAGCGCGACCGATCTCGCCGCCAGCGACTATGCCGGTGCGCTCGAGCAGCTCGATGCCGGCGTCACTACGATCTTCGACTGGAGCCGCGAGGTGCTGACGCCGGCCCATGCCGACGCCGCCATCGACGCGATGCGCCGCGCCGGCATCCGTGCCTTCCTCGGCTATGCGATTCCAGGCGCGGCCCAAGGCGGCGAGGCGGTGAAAGCCGATATCCGCCGCGTCCTGGCTGGGCCACTCGCCAGCCGCGAGGGGCGGGTCAGGCTGGCCCTCGGCATCCGCGGGCCCGATTCATCCTCGCCGGAGGACACCACCAGCGACTTCAACATGGCCCGCGAGCTCGACCTGCTGCACCAATTCCATGTTGGCGCCTGGCTCTATCAGGGCCGGCGACCGCGCGCCGTGGCGCAGCTCGCCGCCGACAGGCTGCTCTCCGCGAAATCGATTCTGGTCCACGCCAACGATCTCGAGGAGGACGAATACCGCATCGCCACCGAGGCGGGCGCCAAGTTTTCCGTCACACCCGAGGTCGAGATGCTGATGGGCCATGGCCAGCCGGCGACCGGCCGAGTCCTGCGCAATGGCGGCAGGCCGGGCCTGGGCGTCGATGTCGTCACCGGCATAGGCGGCGACATGTTCACCCAGATGCGCACAGCGCTCGCGGCCGAGCGGCTGTCGGACAATCTCGCCGCCAAGCAGAAGAAGGAGCCGCTCAAGGCCGTGACGCTGACGACGCGCCAGGTGCTCGCGGCCGCCACCATCGACGGCGC includes these proteins:
- a CDS encoding quinone oxidoreductase family protein gives rise to the protein MNAPAKITSTTATALRLQAKAETIEAVAPAIERRALTLGGPGDVIVEVRAAAVNPSDAKAAIGMMPYAVFPRTPGRDFAGVVVEGPAELLGREVFGSSGDLGIRRDGTHASHLVVEVDAVVEKPTGLTLAEAAGIGVPFVTAQEGFRRAGMPRPGETVLILGLNGKVGQAAAQIASWQGARVIGVVRKDEPHVGHAHSAVTVIDSSREDVAQRVRELTGGKGADIVYNTVGEPYYEAGTKALAILGRMIFIAAFKQTVPFDIFAFYRGRHTYVGIDTLSLSSIATAEVLRDLVSGFSSGALKPFQIEPSAIYPLERAREAYAAVLGSSRDRVVFFPNG
- a CDS encoding cupin domain-containing protein, yielding MHVVRLTDAPRYEAPGHHDMRMFRLQGREAGPSDVMWMGMSQLLPGGRIDPSVSPEEKLYLVLEGEVTFETPEGVVTLGVWDSCRIAPNESRALRNETKRPATVLLAMPLPGASPPTPARG
- a CDS encoding tripartite tricarboxylate transporter substrate binding protein, giving the protein MDRRQFMIGTGLAAGAALSAGRAAAQAYPSQLVRLVVPFSAGSMTDIVARSVADKLSMRWKQQVIVENKPGIAGTSSVVKGPSDGSQLMLTSNGHTVIGVVNKNVGFDPIKDFAGISRVATTPSLLIVPSNAPFRTLADFIAAAKAKPGDLSYGSAGIGSSTGIAAELFKQLTGTQMVLVPHRGLPESQLSVLRGDTAMAFTFFSVGGDLIQSGQLRALAVTGTARLPQLPDVPTFAEAGLPAFVYDSWFGLMAPAATPRAIVTQVSQDVREAMADPDLARRFAAQGVEITTSTPEAFDADLRGDAERYGKLVAAASG
- a CDS encoding amidohydrolase family protein; amino-acid sequence: MTAPRPDRRDLLLGGTAVLAVAGATLPKVHAQARSDRPLLFRGATLVTMDAPDGGVRNGDLLVRDGRIAAIGQDLPAGEAEVIEAQGNILIPGLINSHIHLGQAIIRGLSADHTLGQYFQVVVGRYSPKLSATDLAASDYAGALEQLDAGVTTIFDWSREVLTPAHADAAIDAMRRAGIRAFLGYAIPGAAQGGEAVKADIRRVLAGPLASREGRVRLALGIRGPDSSSPEDTTSDFNMARELDLLHQFHVGAWLYQGRRPRAVAQLAADRLLSAKSILVHANDLEEDEYRIATEAGAKFSVTPEVEMLMGHGQPATGRVLRNGGRPGLGVDVVTGIGGDMFTQMRTALAAERLSDNLAAKQKKEPLKAVTLTTRQVLAAATIDGARLLGIESETGSLATGKRADIVMLKGRGLATTPLHDPIAAVVMQAHIGMVDTVLVDGEPIKRTGAFIGRDIARAASDLQRQAAELMTR